In Mustela lutreola isolate mMusLut2 chromosome 1, mMusLut2.pri, whole genome shotgun sequence, one genomic interval encodes:
- the NPY1R gene encoding neuropeptide Y receptor type 1, protein MNSTLFSQVENHSIFCNFSENSQFLAFESDDCHLPLAMIFTLALAYGAVIILGVSGNLALIIIILKQKEMRNVTNILIVNLSFSDLLVAIMCLPFTFVYTLMDHWVFGEAMCKLNPFVQCVSITVSIFSLVLIAVERHQLIINPRGWRPSNRHAYVGIAVIWVLAVVSSLPFLIYQVLTDEPFQNVTLDAFKDKYVCFDKFPSDSHRLSYTTLLLMLQYFGPLCFIFICYFKIYIRLKRRNNMMDKMRDNKYRSSETKRINIMLLSIVVAFAVCWLPLTIFNTVFDWNHQIIATCNHNLLFLLCHLTAMISTCVNPIFYGFLNKNFQRDLQFFFNFCDFRSRDDDYETIAMSTMHTDVSKTSLKQASPVAFKKINTDDNEKI, encoded by the exons ATGAATTCAACATTATTTTCCCAGGTTGAAAATCATTCAATCTTCTGTAATTTTTCAGAGAATTCCCAGTTTTTGGCTTTTGAAAGCGATgattgtcatctgcccttggccATGATATTTACATTAGCTCTCGCTTACGGAGCTGTAATTATTCTTGGGGTCTCCGGAAATCTGGCCTTAATTATAATCATCTTGAAACAAAAGGAGATGAGAAATGTTACCAATATCCTGATTGTGAACCTTTCCTTCTCAGACTTGCTTGTTGCCATCATGTGTCTCCCTTTCACATTTGTCTACACCTTAATGGACCACTGGGTTTTTGGTGAGGCAATGTGCAAGTTGAATCCTTTTGTGCAATGTGTTTCAATCACCGTGTCCATTTTCTCTCTGGTTCTCATTGCTGTGGAGCGCCATCAGCTGATAATCAACCCACGAGGGTGGAGACCCAGTAACAGACATGCTTATGTAGGTATTGCTGTCATTTGGGTCCTTGCTGTGGTTTCTTCTCTACCTTTCCTCATCTATCAAGTATTGACAGATGAGCCGTTCCAGAATGTAACACTTGACGCATTCAAGGACAAATACGTGTGCTTTGATAAGTTTCCATCGGACTCCCATAGGTTATCTTATACAACTCTCCTCTTGATGCTGCAGTATTTTGGCCCactctgttttatatttatttgctacTTCAAG ATATATATACGCTTAAAAAGGAGAAACAACATGATGGACAAGATGAGAGACAATAAATACAGGTCCAGTGAAACCAAAAGAATCAACATCATGCTGTTGTCCATCGTAGTAGCATTTGCAGTCTGCTGGCTACCCCTTACCATCTTTAACACTGTGTTTGATTGGAATCATCAGATCATTGCTACCTGCAACCACAATCTGTTATTCCTGCTGTGCCACCTTACAGCAATGATTTCTACTTGTGTCAACCCCATATTTTATGGATTTCTGAACAAAAATTTCCAGAGAGACTTGCAGTTCTTCTTTAACTTTTGTGATTTCCGGTCTCGGGATGATGATTATGAGACAATAGCCATGTCTACCATGCACACAGATGTTTCTAAGACTTCTTTGAAACAAGCAAGCCCAGTCGCATTTAAGAAAATCAACACTGATGATAATGAAAAAATCTGA